From a region of the Sesamum indicum cultivar Zhongzhi No. 13 linkage group LG3, S_indicum_v1.0, whole genome shotgun sequence genome:
- the LOC105157109 gene encoding ABC transporter F family member 4-like — translation MGKKKSDEGSTKAKQGGKEKLSVSALLASMDAKPDKPKKAASSKPKTKVAQKVSSYTDGIDLPSSDEEEDVLDSEEEQKQNDIQKKQGRQNRSAATLDIIVSDKELKKREKKDFFATQAAELAKQEALKDDRDAFTVVIGSRASVLDGGDDADANVKDITIDNFSVSARGKELLKNASVKISHGKRYGLVGPNGMGKSTLLKLLAWRKIPVPKNIDVLLVEQEVVGDDRSALEAVVSANEELIKLRQDLLKTSWRLVLILPKFNYYVVTYRQQEKVKDRAKFAAAKEAAKNKGKGKVDEDDTLPEAPQKWRDYTVEFHFPEPTELTPPLLQLIEVSFSYPGRNDFRLSNVDVGIDMGTRVAIVGPNGAGKSTLLNLLAGDIVPTEGEVRKSQKLRIGRYSQHFVDLLTMDETPVQYLLRLHPDQEGLSKQEAVRAKLGKYGLPSHNHLTPIAKLSGGQKARVVFTSISMSKPHILLLDEPTNHLDMQSIDALADALDEFTGGVVLVSHDSRLISRVCEDEEKSEIWVVENGTVEAFPGSFEDYKEELIKEIRAEVDD, via the exons ATGGGAAAGAAGAAATCAGATGAGGGTTCTACGAAGGCTAAGCAGGGCGGTAAGGAGAAGCTCTCAGTTTCTGCATTGCTTGCCAGCATGGATGCAAAACCTGATAAACCAAAGAAAGCTGCTTCTAGTAAGCCCAAGACAAAAGTTGCTCAGAAAGTCTCGTCTTATACTGATGGGATAGATCTTCCTTCATCTGATGAAGAGGAAGATGTGTTGGACTCTGAGGAAGAGCAAAAGCAGAATGATATTCAGAAAAAGCAAGGACGGCAGAATAGAAGTGCTGCAACACTTGACATAATTGTGAGTGACAAAGAGTTGAAGAAACGAGAAAAGAAGGATTTTTTTGCTACTCAGGCTGCAGAGTTAGCCAAGCAGGAGGCCCTCAAGGATGATCGAGATGCATTTACTGTTGTAATTGGTAGCCGGGCTTCTGTTCTTGATGGTGGAGATGATGCTGATGCCAATGTCAAAGATATAACAATAGACAATTTCTCAGTTTCTGCTCGTGGGAAGGAACTGTTGAAGAATGCATCAGTAAAGATTTCTCATGGGAAGAGATATGGACTGGTAGGTCCCAATGGAATGGGTAAGTCTACCCTATTAAAGCTTCTTGCTTGGAGAAAGATACCTGTACCTAAAAACATTGATGTGCTTTTGGTTGAACAAGAGGTTGTTGGTGATGATAGATCGGCCCTTGAAGCAGTTGTTTCTGCCAATGAAGAACTCATTAAACTTCGTCAAGATCTACTaaaa ACCTCGTGGAGGCTCGTTCTAATTctcccaaaatttaattattatgtagtTACATATAGACAGCAGGAAAAGGTCAAGGACCGAGCCAAATTTGCTGCTGCCAAGGAAGCTGCAAAGAACAAGGGTAAAGGGAAGGTCGATGAAGATGATACCTTACCAGAGGCCCCTCAGAAATGGAGAGATTATACTGTGGAGTTCCATTTCCCTGAACCCACTGAGTTAACGCCACCACTTTTGCAGCTGATTGAAGTTAGCTTTAGCTATCCTGGTCGAAATGATTTCAGGCTCTCTAATGTGGATGTTGGCATTGATATGGGGACCCGTGTTGCAATTGTCGGGCCCAATGGAGCTGGGAAATCGACCTTGCTCAATCTTCTTGCCGGAGATATAGTTCCAACTGAGGGTGAAGTAAGGAAAAGTCAAAAATTGAGGATTGGTAGATACTCACAGCACTTTGTGGATCTACTGACAATGGATGAAACACCAGTTCAATATTTGCTTCGTTTACATCCAGATCAAGAAGGGCTGAGCAAGCAGGAAGCTGTTCGTGCAAAGCTTGGTAAGTATGGACTTCCCAGCCACAACCACCTGACTCCAATCGCAAAATTATCTGGAGGGCAGAAAGCACGTGTAGTTTTCACTTCCATATCCATGTCCAAGCCACACATTCTGCTATTAGATGAACCAACCAATCATTTGGATATGCAAAGTATTGATGCATTGGCAGATGCCCTTGATGAGTTCACTGGTGGAGTCGTCCTAGTTAGTCATGACTCGAGACTTATATCACGTGTTtgtgaagatgaagaaaaaagCGAAATATGGGTGGTAGAGAATGGAACAGTGGAGGCTTTCCCAGGATCATTCGAGGATTACAAGGAGGAACTTATCAAGGAAATTAGAGCAGAGGTTGATGACTGA